A genomic window from Chrysoperla carnea chromosome 3, inChrCarn1.1, whole genome shotgun sequence includes:
- the LOC123295539 gene encoding major royal jelly protein 1 produces MMIFRPILLVGCLCMFVQGDNGNNDYREPRPIQWTGGSYEWPCSSTKSIFKSSGRYISKNVIATRAQIYRDDVIVALPRYRPGVPATLAKTSLRGRGCQATLTPFPCWSLQEEGNCQALQSVVDIFLDNQDILWVLDIGVVNSLENPIRRCPPKVVALSVKTGKVVKILELSGLVCAASRLQYLVVDYAPDGRCYVYVSDAATRAILVYDVAAGKGYRVVLPKAITAGCTRRDVLYLALVRKACGSNVLYFTYLSSKRLFSIRTEFLRRGSAQGRVQDAGPKPAIIVILGTDNGSAIFFRYEGQPEVYRWDTNTQFKQDNFLPVYRSSTCQLATHALADYKRGRMRVLESNFPDYIQGTVGCGAVQQLSVLQGCF; encoded by the coding sequence ATGATGATCTTCCGACCAATCTTACTCGTAGGATGTTTATGTATGTTTGTACAAGGAGACAATGGTAACAATGACTACAGAGAACCAAGACCAATCCAATGGACAGGTGGTTCATACGAATGGCCATGTTCATCAACCAAATCAATCTTCAAATCATCAGGCAGATACATCAGTAAAAATGTAATCGCAACACGTGCACAAATCTACCGTGATGATGTCATTGTTGCATTACCACGATACCGTCCAGGTGTACCAGCAACCTTAGCCAAAACTTCATTACGTGGCCGTGGATGCCAAGCAACATTAACACCATTCCCATGCTGGTCATTACAAGAAGAAGGAAACTGCCAAGCATTACAATCTGTTGTAGATATCTTTTTGGATAACCAAGATATCTTATGGGTGTTGGATATTGGTGTTGTTAACAGTTTGGAAAATCCAATCAGAAGATGTCCACCAAAGGTTGTTGCATTATCAGTGAAAACAGGCAAAGTTGTTAAAATCTTAGAATTGAGCGGTTTAGTATGTGCTGCATCACGTCTCCAATACTTGGTTGTTGACTACGCTCCAGATGGTCGTTGTTATGTATATGTCAGTGATGCCGCTACCAGAGCTATCCTTGTATACGATGTTGCTGCCGGTAAAGGATACCGTGTTGTCTTACCAAAAGCCATCACAGCTGGATGCACCCGTCGTGATGTTTTATACTTGGCTCTTGTACGCAAAGCATGTGGAAGCAATGTTCTCTACTTCACTTACTTATCATCTAAACGATTATTCTCAATCCGTACTGAATTCTTGCGACGTGGATCAGCACAAGGACGTGTACAAGATGCTGGACCAAAACCAGCAATCATCGTTATCTTGGGTACAGATAATGGCTCAGCAATCTTCTTCCGTTATGAAGGACAACCAGAAGTATACCGATGGGATACAAACACACAATTCAAACAGGATAACTTCTTACCAGTATACCGATCATCCACATGTCAATTGGCTACACATGCTTTGGCTGACTACAAACGTGGACGTATGCGTGTTTTGGAAAGTAACTTCCCTGATTACATTCAAGGTACTGTTGGATGTGGTGCTGTTCAACAATTATCTGTTTTACAAGGATGTTTCTAa
- the LOC123295317 gene encoding major royal jelly protein 5 yields MVKVLALVTVAICCYVSTVGGSCDRQTLPELSYTVNGANLAWPCVSTRNIYQSSGRYISRNIIATRTQIFKDEAYIALPRYKSGVPFTLGRISLKSKQCQAVLSPFPCWALQEEGNCQALQSAVDLFLDPQDILWVLDVGIVNTLEQPVRRCPPKVVAISVKTGKVVKILDLSALVSSASRLQYLVVDYAPDGRCFVYVSDAATRAILVYDVSAGKGYRVVLPKAVTAGCARRDVLYLALVRKSCGNNILYFTYLSSSRLFSIKAAYLRNGQASGAVVDVGPKPNLNKIVILGTDNGAAIFFRLKGESDIFMWNSETCFKPENFLLVQKGNECRLATQVVPGYKRLMWVIESNFQDFIANTVGCMGASVALHPLVKTCD; encoded by the exons ATGGTTAAAGTGTTAGCTTTAGTAACAGTAGCTATATGCTGTTATGTAAGCACTGTAGGTGGATCATGTGATCGACAAACTTTACCAGAATTAAGTTACACTGTCAATGGTGCTAATTTAGCATGGCCATGTGTATCAACCAGAAATATCTATCAATCATCTGGTAGATATATTTCACGGAATATAATTGCAACACGCACACAAATCTTCAAAGATGAAGCATACATCGCATTACCTAGATACAAATCTGGTGTACCATTCACCTTAGGTCGTATCTCATTGAAGAGCAAACAATGCCAAGCTGTCTTATCACCATTCCCATGCTGGGCACTTCAAGAAGAAGGTAACTGCCAAGCCTTACAATCAGCTGTTGATTTGTTCTTGGATCCACAA GATATCCTCTGGGTACTTGATGTTGGTATTGTCAATACTTTGGAACAACCAGTCCGTCGATGCCCACCAAAGGTTGTAGCTATCTCAGTCAAAACAGGCAAAGTTGTTAAAATCTTGGATCTCAGTGCTTTGGTTAGCTCTGCTTCCCGACTCCAATACTTGGTTGTTGATTATGCTCCAGATGGTCGTTGCTTCGTATATGTCAGTGATGCTGCCACCAGAGCTATCCTTGTCTATGATGTATCAGCTGGTAAAGGATATCGTGTAGTCTTACCAAAAGCAGTAACAGCTGGATGTGCTCGCCGTGATGTATTATACTTAGCTCTCGTACGCAAATCATGTGGAAACAACATCTTGTACTTCACATACTTATCATCTTCAAGATTATTCTCAATCAAGGCTGCATACTTACGTAACGGTCAAGCTTCTGGTGCTGTTGTCGATGTTGGACCAAAACCAAACTTGAACAAAATTGTTATCTTGGGTACAGACAATGGTGCAGCAATCTTCTTCAGATTGAAGGGAGAATCTGATATCTTTATGTGGAATTCAGAAACATGCTTCAAACCAGAAAACTTCTTATTGGTACAAAAGGGTAATGAATGCAGATTAGCTACACAAGTAGTACCAGGTTACAAACGACTCATGTGGGTTATTGAAAGTAACTTCCAAGACTTTATTGCTAACACAGTTGGATGTATGGGTGCATCTGTTGCTTTACACCCACTTGTAAAAACATGCGATTAA